The genomic DNA GGTTAGCTCCGACTCAAGTTCCCTTCCCCGGCATTACTTTCTActtgaaattataggaatcTGACAAATTCTGCTGTATGGCGGAATTTCTCTTGCTTAAGACAATTCTATTGTTTCATAGAACTTATTACATTGCACATACATATCGTTACATCGTATAAGTAATCTGAATGTACGTGCGACCTTATTTAGTATCAAAAGGCCATGAAAAATGGCGCCGGGCATTCTTAGGTAacctatatatattgcatCGGTGTCTAGTACTTAGTAAGGTTTCTGCCCGACGATGTTTCCGCGAGGGTCGTAACTGCAGACGATGAACGTTCCTCCGCTGTTGCACCTCACCTTGGCACAGCCCAGCCGGACAGACTTGCCCCAAACCACCTGGGTGTAGTGCCCGCAGACCTTGCCCGGAGCGCAGGTGTTGGAGTCGTAGTTGTAGTTGGCCTTCTCATCCACCCACATTTTCACTGCAGCCGTGCCCGACATATCGCCGCTGCTCCAGGCCAGATTCTCGCCGTAGGGCTCCGGACCATCTTGCAGTCCCCAATGTGCTTGTTGGCGTAGTTACGGGCGTAGGTGGCGAGATTGACGTCCCACGCCATCTGCCCGACCCCGACCTGCCTCCGTGCCGCGTTGTGGGCATTGAGATAGTCCTGTGGTGAGTCCTGGGCGTGGGAGGGGCAGACCAGGGCCAAACATAGCAAAGAAGCAATGGCAAAACAAAGGAAGTGAGAGACGCCCATTGttgttttctccttttcttctagGAATGCAAAGGATAAGATGAAGTATGGAATTTGATTTTGATGCAAATAAGGTTGATGCTTTATGGGGTATTCATATAGGGTTTGAGGGGTTGAATTTTCTTTGGTCTGAGGAGGCATAAGCAATTGATTTTCCAAGGATTATAATGATAGTGAAATTGACATTTAGAAAAAGACTACTCTAAAATAACGTGATAAGGCTTTAACGGTTCAAAATCACATGAAATCCTTTGAAACAATCTTTTGTATGCGGTTTCAACTCGTGCGAGAAAGTAGTGGTAGTGGCGGTTTCTTCAAGAAACCATAGAGAACGGGAGATTAGTAAACTTTTTTGAATCAggatttaaatttaatttcatccaAGGCTCATTCCTAAATAAGATTATTATATGATAAGGAATGTCTTTTTGCAAGagaaatataaaaggaaaaaaaaaaaagaaaccgaGAGATTTTACTTGCAGTGTATGGATTTTGAAATCTAATGGAAGTACAAGTAGAATTTCCATGCTACATTCATCCTAGTTCCGCTAGATGGCTAGTGGCTTGAACCGTTCCAAATTCCATAGCCACCACAGATTTCGGTATGTGGCCTATGAAAGACGATATGATTGactggaaattttttttcggttatatgATTGACTGGAAATTTGAATTCATCAAACGTTGATTGAGGAGCTAATTGTGTTATCTAAAAGGATGAGATTGTTGAAAAATCAGAGAAGAAAGTTCTACCATCGTGTAACCTTGTCCATAGATGATATTCCCATGTTACTAGGGAACAAAATTTTTGGCCTTCCAGAGCTTCCGGATAATAATGTCAGGGCGTTGTTCGTGCTTTGATCTTGATTGATGAGCTGATTAACTATAAAATGCTGTGACAGGACGCTGAACTAACGAGGAATGACTGGCAAAAGTAAAAATGTATACGTAAATTTACATGGACACTCAGGAACAGAGGGAAACAACGGCCGGCAGGGCAGCTGAGAATTCACTATATGAGTTAAACCGTGAGAGTATAACCTAAAAATGTTACTCATAGACACGACCCCAAGATTAGACAAGCCAATGCGCTTTTCGTTTGCTCTCAGCAATAGAAAAAATACGCCGTAATCAGGGGGTCACGTTCTTGGGTATATGGGTCAGCAGGCCTAGTGCAAAACGGTTGAGACATGATTAATGGGTTGCCTTTGCTCCACTGAAAATCTGCAGCAGCTCAGGAGACTTGAAGGTCTATCTCTTGCTGTAAGGTGAGAAGATTTCTCTTCCATGTCATGTCCCCGAGGAGAACCGCCATTTACATTTCCATGTGGAAGTTGTGGCATCTGTTGAACAGAGATGTCATGACCCAAGAGAAAATTCACAAGATCATTTGCCAGTGAATTCTGCTGTCAAGTTTGTTCAAATCTGTCAAATAATGCTTTTGAGTGAAAAGATCCAGATCACTTACAGATAGGATCATAGGAGGAAATTTCCTAACAAAACCGGTATCTTGCTGATTTAACTCCTTGCTTTGCAGCGAATTTGATGCTATCTTCTCTCCCACCTTCTACAGGGATTTAACTCCTTACTTGGAATATCCTTTTCGTCCTATCCTGTTGATTGTGGATACAAGCCTTAAGACCGAGCCGAggaaatgaatatataatgatgAACACGAATTGTGAATGGCAGTACAACTGAATACCTTCACGAACATCCTATGTGATCCGgccaatttatattttgtaaccTGCATGTGCTTCATGTCATATGTCCTTGAGGTAAACGCATTTCCAAGAGAATCTGTTCGATAAAAGAAGTAATGAGAAAGACTCGAGGGAAACCAAAAAAGGTCCATCGCAGCAAGCTAGTGCTTTGCATGAAGCGTTACCTTTGTTTGATCTAAATGATTCTTTTATTGCTTCATTGTGAAAACAATCTGACCGGATGTCAGAGCAGAGGCGCTAGTACTAATCATCCATCAGTAGTTCTTTAAAGCCTCTTCAGTTCAGTTGTTTCAAATAATGTAGATTGGATAGATGAGGCAACTCCTTCATTGCTGGACACTGAACAGTACTAAGGATTTCCAATGATACCAATCTTGTGAGTCCTGGAATCTCTACAAGTAGCCGACAACCAGATAGGTTCAATTCTCTTAATCTCTGTAGCTTTGACAGATCACGCAGCTCCTTCAGTTTTTCACACCAGAAAAGGTTGAGTACCTCCAAAGACAGCAGGCCCCGAGTCCTGGAATTCCTACAAGACGTCGGCAACCAGAGAGTACCAACTCTCTTAATTTCTGCAGCATAGAAAGATCTGGTTCCTTCATTGCTTCCCACCAGGAAGCATCAAGTACTTCCAATGAACTCAAGTCCATAAGGCCTGGCAACCATCCAGTCTTAACTCTCTCAACTTCTGCAGATTCGACAGACCAGACAGGTCCTTGCACTGGGAGACAGTTTAGTATCTCAAAAGATGCCAAGTTACAAGTCCTCGAATCTCCAAAAGGTCTTTGCGACCTGCTACGTGTAATTCCATTAAGTTGTATAGCGATGACAGATAAGGTAATTCTGCTATACCTGGGCAAAGCGATAAGACCAGAACCTTCAATAATGCCAATCCAGAGAGTCCAGGAATATTTTCTGGCCATTCACAATTCGCCAATGTAGGCATCACTAGTGCCTTGCACCCAGAAATTTCTGGTATGTTTAGTGATTCCAATCCCGAGAGGGCAGGAATCTCTTGAAGTTGTTCACAATACCACAGCTTCCGTTGTTGTAACTTAAGCAATGATGATAGATCCGGTAAGACCTCTACCGCCCCACATTGATAAATGTGTATCATCTCTACAGATGCCAATCCCATGAGTGCAGGAATCTCCGAAGTTGTTGGCAATATGCTAACTTCAGTTGTTTTAAAATACACAATGAAGATAGTGCCGGCAACTTGCTTACTGCCCCGCAGTTGGAAATGTCTAGTATCTCCAACAATGCCAATCCTGTGAGTGCACGAATCTCTCGAAGTCATTTGCAATAAGCAGCTTCAGCTGTTCCAACTTAATCAATGATGATAGATCTGGTAACATCGCGATTGCCTCACAGCAACGAATGTCAAGTATCTTTAGTGATGACAATCATGTGAGTTCGGGAATCTGTTCAAGGAGATCGCAGTTGTGCAACTTTAGTTGCTGTAACTCAAGCAATGGCAATAGATCTGGCAACATCTGTATTCAGGGGCTGTAAATGTCTAGCATCTCTAGCAATGCTAATTTACTAATTGCATGAATATCTGCAATAGGTCCCCTTGTTTCCAGCTTTAGTGACTTTAAATCCCGGAGTGAAGATAAATCTGGCAATGCCTATATTCCTCTGGACCATGAAAAGTTCAACATTTCCAACAATACCAATTTGTCAATCCCGGTAATGTTTCGTGGGTCCACCTCAATGGAAAGCCTTCTCATCAATTTTAGGCCCGAGAGATCACATAGCATTGCCAACGACATGCAACCATTGATTGATTAACTTCTCAATGTACGCAAGCTACTCAAGCCTTGAATCTCAATCAGAGATGTACAATCTTTCACTGTTTATGTGTAGAATCCCCTTCAAATTCGACATGGGCAGTGTTTTGAACTTACcttccactgacaagtaagaTAAAGATAGTAGATGCTCAAGGCCATCCAAATTTACCTTCAAATTCGACATgattcttctattttttttttagtattaaCCTTGGTGTTTGCAAGCCCAATTGGATCCTGATTAATCCAGTAGAGCCGAGTCGGCCCAGTAAGTAGTAAGGCTCTCATAGCGtggatttttttcattcacaagactcgaactcgagacatTGCTTAAGGAGAACAAGCACCAAACCATTTGAACTAACTTATATTGGTtctcaattttctttaaagaaataaatttagaaaaggagaagaaaaatgaaaaacaaaaacaaaagaagattttttttttaaagtaaacaTGCCCTTAAGTTCTCTCATTTCCGATTTCATTAATCCATGACTTGAACTTGGGCAAATCAATGCTAGTTCCGACTCAAGTTCCCTTCCCCGGCATTAATTTCTActtgaaattataggaatcTGACAAATTCTGCTGTATGGCGGAATTTCTCTTGCTTAAGACAATTCTATTGTTTCATAGAACTTATTACATTGCACATACATATAGTTACATCGTATATGTAATATGAATGTACGTGCGACGTTATTTAGTATCAAAAGGCCACGACAAATGGCGCCGAGCATTCTTAGTAAGGTTTCTGCCCGACGATGTTTCCACGAGGGTCATAACTGCAGACGATGAACGTTCCTCCGCTGTTGCACCTGACCTTGGCACAGCCCAGCCGGACAGACTTGCCCCAAACCACCTGGGTGTAGTGCCCGCAGACCTTGCCCGGAGCGCAGGTGTTGGAGTTGTAGTTGTAGTTGGCCTTCTCGTCCACCCACATTTTCACTGCAGCCGTGCCCGACATGTCGCCGCTGCTCCAGGCCAGATTCTCGCCATAGGGCCCACCAGAGTGGACCATCTTGCAGTCCCCAATGTGCTTGTTGGCGTAGTTACGGGCGTAGGTGGCGAGCTTGTCGTCCCACGCCATCGGCCTGACCCCGACCTGCCTCCGTGCCGCGTTGTGGGCATTGAGATAGTCCTGTGGTGAGTTCTGGGCGTGGGAGGGGCAGACCAGGGCCAAACATAGCAAAGAAGCAATGGCAAAACAAAGGAAGTGAGAGACTCCCATTGTTGTtgtcttctctttttcttctacgAATGCAAAGGATAAGATGAAGTATGGAATTTGATTTTGATGCAAGTAAGGTTGATGCTCAATGGGGTATTCATATAGGGTTTGAGGGGTTGA from Punica granatum isolate Tunisia-2019 chromosome 2, ASM765513v2, whole genome shotgun sequence includes the following:
- the LOC116194378 gene encoding pathogenesis-related protein 1-like gives rise to the protein MGVSHFLCFAIASLLCLALVCPSHAQNSPQDYLNAHNAARRQVGVRPMAWDDKLATYARNYANKHIGDCKMVHSGGPYGENLAWSSGDMSGTAAVKMWVDEKANYNYNSNTCAPGKVCGHYTQVVWGKSVRLGCAKVRCNSGGTFIVCSYDPRGNIVGQKPY